A segment of the Gemmatimonadaceae bacterium genome:
CATGAGTCCCGCCCAGAATCCGTGACGCACCTTGAGCTCGTTGTTCACGTCGTCGACCCCGACGACGTCCTCGGCAATGAACTCCGCGATCCGCTTCTGATGTCGGTCTTCCGTTGTCCCCACGAGCGTAACGACGCCGTTCGCGACGCGGACTTCGATGTCCGACGCGTCCACGTCGGGATGCATCATCAGCCGATCGCTGATCTCCTCGTGAATGCGCTCGTCGGTGCGTCGGTAGCCCTTTGGGCCAACGCCGACATACGGTCCACGACGCGGCGGCTGATTGCGGACCCAGTGCGGTGGATAGTCGCGCGCATAATCCCACCAAGCCTCGGCGGCGCGCACGTCTTCCGCCCCATAGTCGTAGTCGCGACGAAGACGGTCGGAGTCGGGTTCGCGCGGCTTGTCGTGTCTGTGCGGCATGAGGTCACTCCCAGCTGAGAACGATTCAGTTGGGAAGTGTTTCAACTAGTGTTCCATCGGGCTGCATAACGGATGGAGTCGCCAGTCCCCTATTCGACGATCTCCGAATCGTGAGCCCGATAAATCGCGTCGTGACGGCCGCGATCCTTTTCGCTCTGCAGCGCCTTGATGAGCGCGTCGAGTTTTGGCGTCAGAATGATGAGATAACGCGCATCGATCGCCTCGTACGTATGCGCGACTCCGGCCGGGACAAACATCGTTCCGCCGGCGTCGACGTCCACACTTCGATCGGCAAAACGGAACCTGAGTTTGCCTTCGAGGACATGCCACGCTTCGTCGTCGGCGAGATGCACGTGCATGATCGCCGGGCCGCTGCCGCGCCATTCGTGAATGCAGAATGAATTGCCGGTCGCCGAGAATCGCTCGTTGCTCGAGCTCGCAGTCATCGTGGATTGTGGCATCGGGTCAGCTTGATTAGTGGTTTGCGACAGGCGTCGTCCTAATCCTCGTCGTTTTCACTCGGGGCGGCGCTGTCCGACTCGAATTGCTTCAGCTCCTTCGGCGTGAGGATGCGCGTCGCTACCCAGTGACCGAAGGTGTCCGGTGTCGGCGCGTTCATCGGCACGTCGCCGTGCAGCACACGCTCGGCGAAATCGCGGACGAGTGCCGCTTTCCCGATGTGCCAGAGAGCGATCGCCGTCGCTCGGACGTGAAGGGTCTCCCGATCTGAGCCGCCATCGCGGAGAATTCCATTCAGGTACGCCGCGACGTGCACCTCCGTCGAGCCGGCGTCGACCATGCCAAGGATGGTGTTGGCATGGTCGTCGAGCCAGGGTTCGTGGTCAGGCGTGTGGCGGTCGAAGAAGAAGGCGAGCACGCGGCGAAGCGTTGGCAATGCCGGCTCGCCTCGGTCCACCCAGTTGCCCGCCTTTTTCGAAATGATCGTTGGCTTCATGGAATTACCTGCCAGACGGTGTCACCGCGATTCTCTGTCGCGAGATCGACGCCAATCTAGGCGCGCGCTATCTTCGGCACATGTCCGCCGTCTCGATGCACCGCCTCTCGCCTGCCCTCTCGCGGTTCGTGAGCGGGCTGCATTACTTCGAGGCCGACGACGATTCACCACCTGAACTCGAACGCATCCTCCCCGGCGGCAATGTCCACCTCATGGTAAATCTCCATGAGGACGAGTTTCGAATTTACGAAGGTGCGGACTATAGCGAAGTCCGGCGCTCGGGCGGAGCCGTCCTCGAGGGAGCGGCGTCGCGCGCACGCGTCATCGACACCGGCCTGCAGCGGAACCTGATCTGTGTCGACTTCAGCCTCGGCGGCGCCGCGGCCTTTTTCAATTTGCCGGTGAGCGAAGCTCAGGACAGTCTCGTCGACCTCGATCAGCTCTGGGGTCGAGACGGCGCGCTCGTACGCGAGCGATTGCTCGAGGCGCGGACGCCAGATTCGAAACTCCTCCTTCTGCACGACCTGCTCGTAGAACATCTCGCGGCTCGCGATGCGCCCGATCGAGCCGTCCGATCCGCCGCGTCGCTCCTCGAGCAGGGAGTCTCGATCGCCGACGCAGCATCCCGCGTCGGCCTCCTTTCAAAGACACTCAATCGGCGCTTTCAAGCGCTGATCGGTCTGACTCCGAAACGCTTCGCGCGCGTGCGCCGCTTGCAGCGCGTGCTTGGCTCACTCGGC
Coding sequences within it:
- a CDS encoding cupin domain-containing protein yields the protein MTASSSNERFSATGNSFCIHEWRGSGPAIMHVHLADDEAWHVLEGKLRFRFADRSVDVDAGGTMFVPAGVAHTYEAIDARYLIILTPKLDALIKALQSEKDRGRHDAIYRAHDSEIVE
- a CDS encoding helix-turn-helix domain-containing protein yields the protein MSAVSMHRLSPALSRFVSGLHYFEADDDSPPELERILPGGNVHLMVNLHEDEFRIYEGADYSEVRRSGGAVLEGAASRARVIDTGLQRNLICVDFSLGGAAAFFNLPVSEAQDSLVDLDQLWGRDGALVRERLLEARTPDSKLLLLHDLLVEHLAARDAPDRAVRSAASLLEQGVSIADAASRVGLLSKTLNRRFQALIGLTPKRFARVRRLQRVLGSLGALHEVDWVETAIAHGFADQAHLIHDFHDLTGLTPTAYRSRSPESQNHVPVHSA
- a CDS encoding BON domain-containing protein, whose amino-acid sequence is MPHRHDKPREPDSDRLRRDYDYGAEDVRAAEAWWDYARDYPPHWVRNQPPRRGPYVGVGPKGYRRTDERIHEEISDRLMMHPDVDASDIEVRVANGVVTLVGTTEDRHQKRIAEFIAEDVVGVDDVNNELKVRHGFWAGLMGEGAVGRDVRHDDVPEVGAPSTFGSRINAARGSARRDEEAR